One window of the Solibacillus isronensis genome contains the following:
- a CDS encoding DUF2935 domain-containing protein, which produces MKSAVFEHQFWLQVLGDHSRFIYDSLYPSEMEDISRAASFIQVFDQLLSQVRSLNESNALLFANNVEEAVNELRAFKLSIIERHITGEMKIHLTPTFLNHMVNELEEYLRILKYLKQGGIPPIFHELHHHLIWLVDASGHAGAINDRLDGVEKRLKEKSSTFTKHFDQFYLKAVELTGYLRTNIQKFPALTRFNSEVEVEMGLFKTFLNELEEMELTAEVLGSFSASMADHMAREEQYYLMKLAESTEINQ; this is translated from the coding sequence ATGAAGAGTGCTGTTTTTGAACATCAGTTTTGGCTTCAGGTGCTGGGAGATCATTCACGATTTATCTATGATTCACTATATCCTTCTGAAATGGAGGATATTTCTAGAGCTGCTTCCTTTATACAGGTATTCGATCAACTTCTTTCTCAAGTAAGATCACTTAACGAATCCAATGCGCTTCTTTTCGCTAATAATGTTGAAGAAGCGGTAAATGAATTAAGGGCCTTCAAACTATCGATAATTGAACGGCACATAACGGGCGAAATGAAAATCCATTTAACACCTACTTTCTTAAATCATATGGTGAACGAATTAGAAGAATATTTACGTATATTAAAGTATCTCAAACAGGGAGGAATACCGCCAATATTCCACGAATTACATCACCATCTCATCTGGCTTGTAGATGCTTCCGGTCATGCAGGTGCCATTAATGACCGATTGGATGGTGTAGAGAAAAGACTAAAGGAAAAAAGCAGTACCTTTACAAAACACTTTGATCAGTTTTATTTGAAAGCAGTGGAACTAACAGGCTATTTACGTACGAATATACAGAAGTTCCCGGCGTTAACCCGATTTAACTCTGAGGTTGAAGTGGAAATGGGCTTATTTAAAACTTTTTTAAATGAACTGGAAGAAATGGAGTTAACCGCAGAAGTGTTAGGATCATTTTCTGCATCCATGGCTGACCACATGGCTAGGGAAGAACAGTACTATTTAATGAAATTAGCCGAGTCGACGGAAATCAATCAGTAG
- a CDS encoding ABC transporter → MNIQNSIVGIFLGFLTGVIWLLLSLLGFITDFLELIGLGGALGNILNILVALIGFLTFIWFGICLFKKAWHYCRGHKPGC, encoded by the coding sequence ATGAATATTCAAAATAGTATTGTTGGAATTTTCCTTGGATTTCTCACAGGTGTAATTTGGCTGCTACTATCCTTATTAGGGTTCATTACTGATTTTTTGGAATTAATCGGTCTAGGTGGAGCTCTTGGAAATATTTTAAACATTCTAGTTGCGTTAATTGGCTTCCTAACCTTTATTTGGTTTGGAATATGCCTATTCAAGAAAGCGTGGCACTATTGCAGGGGGCATAAACCGGGATGCTAA
- a CDS encoding IS1182 family transposase: MFKDYNMNQLILPLDLEVKLHKNDIAFSIHNLVESIPNEAFAPFIHHTGCPSYHPRMMLKLILCGYTQSTFSGRKIEDLTRDSIRMMWLAQGYEPSYRTINRFRVHPNMKELIRQCFVQFRCQLVEEKLIDQEAIFIDGTKIEANANKFTFVWKKSVEKHHTNLVEKSNKLYDELLEHQIIPEIKRENDEQLSLEELTQVAHHLEEVVDDYTSKIEHSDDVIERKRLRSERKTPKQILKQVHDWIIRKQKYQKDFDVFGTRNSYSKTDHEATFMRMKDDYMQNGQLKPGYNVQIATEGQYTLAYDVFPNPTDTKTLIPFLNQIEENYFELPKHIVADAGYGSEQNYQDILNNRKRTALITFNHYLNEQKRKYKNDPFKTSNWVYEKENDAYICPNEKRLRFQYNSVRTDKSGFQREFKIYECEECTGCPFRTKCTKAAEGKNRRLMINENWEQQKEEVRAKLSEEKTAAIYRQRKIDVEPVFGFLKANLCFRRFSVRGKSKVTNEIGLALMATNLRKYAVRG; the protein is encoded by the coding sequence ATGTTTAAAGATTATAACATGAATCAACTTATTTTACCGCTAGATTTAGAAGTAAAGTTACATAAAAATGATATTGCCTTTTCAATCCATAATTTGGTCGAAAGCATTCCAAACGAAGCTTTCGCTCCTTTCATTCACCATACGGGTTGCCCATCGTATCATCCACGTATGATGCTAAAGCTGATTCTATGTGGTTACACACAATCCACTTTTTCAGGAAGAAAAATTGAAGATCTGACTAGAGACAGTATCCGTATGATGTGGCTTGCCCAAGGATATGAACCAAGTTATCGCACTATTAATCGTTTTCGTGTACATCCAAATATGAAAGAACTCATTCGCCAATGTTTTGTACAATTCCGTTGTCAGTTAGTTGAAGAAAAACTCATCGATCAGGAAGCGATTTTTATCGATGGCACAAAGATTGAGGCAAATGCCAATAAGTTCACATTTGTTTGGAAAAAATCAGTGGAAAAACATCACACCAACCTCGTAGAAAAATCAAATAAACTTTACGATGAGTTACTTGAACATCAAATTATTCCTGAAATCAAACGTGAAAATGATGAACAGTTATCATTAGAAGAGTTAACTCAAGTAGCACATCACCTAGAAGAAGTAGTCGACGACTATACGAGCAAAATAGAGCATTCTGACGATGTCATTGAGCGAAAAAGATTACGTAGCGAACGAAAAACACCGAAGCAAATACTTAAACAAGTACACGATTGGATCATAAGAAAGCAGAAATACCAAAAAGATTTTGATGTGTTTGGCACACGTAACAGTTATTCAAAGACGGATCATGAAGCAACATTTATGCGGATGAAAGATGACTATATGCAAAACGGCCAATTGAAGCCAGGATATAATGTACAAATCGCTACTGAAGGTCAATATACACTCGCGTACGATGTATTTCCAAATCCAACAGACACGAAAACGCTTATTCCATTTCTTAATCAAATTGAAGAAAATTATTTCGAGTTACCAAAGCATATTGTAGCGGATGCCGGATACGGCAGTGAACAGAATTACCAGGATATTCTTAACAATCGAAAACGAACAGCACTCATTACATTCAATCATTACTTGAACGAACAGAAGCGAAAATACAAAAATGATCCTTTTAAGACAAGCAATTGGGTGTATGAGAAAGAAAACGATGCATACATATGTCCAAATGAAAAGAGATTACGATTCCAATACAATTCTGTTCGTACGGATAAATCAGGTTTCCAAAGAGAATTTAAAATCTATGAATGTGAAGAATGTACAGGGTGTCCTTTCCGTACAAAGTGTACCAAAGCAGCGGAAGGGAAAAATCGTAGACTCATGATTAATGAGAATTGGGAACAACAAAAAGAAGAAGTAAGAGCGAAGCTTTCAGAAGAAAAAACGGCTGCCATTTATCGTCAACGTAAAATTGACGTGGAACCAGTTTTTGGATTCTTGAAGGCTAATTTGTGTTTCCGTCGATTTTCTGTTCGGGGAAAATCAAAGGTTACTAACGAAATAGGTTTGGCACTAATGGCCACAAATTTAAGGAAGTATGCGGTAAGAGGTTAA
- a CDS encoding IS3 family transposase (programmed frameshift), producing MGTRVSYPAEVKMKAIEMKLSGIPAKQIMDELNIKNVSQLKTWMKWYKTGEIYRLHQPVGKQYSFGKGPEFDSEESRLQAENRYLKQQVEVPKKVQGIGKEVVGQAFVEVVEALRGQISIQRICELMGVARATYYRWRKQKGAQTTKEKRDQDVGEKCAAHKYRYGYRKIASFFPDLAEKTVQKIMQKYNWSCRVKVKKRKRTGQPTSIAPNHLERDFHATEPLQKLVTDITYLPFGQSMLYLSSIMDLYNGEIIAYTIGTTQDTQFVVDTLSQVEGISSEAILHSDQGSVYTSYEYQKQVKEKGITMSMSRKGTPADNSPIETFHSSLKSETFYLDGIHSTTNACVIRIVEEYINYYNNIRIQTKLNNQSPVQYRQLAV from the exons ATGGGTACAAGAGTAAGCTATCCAGCAGAAGTGAAAATGAAAGCAATCGAAATGAAGCTGTCAGGAATTCCTGCAAAGCAAATAATGGATGAATTGAATATTAAAAATGTTAGTCAATTAAAAACATGGATGAAATGGTATAAAACTGGCGAAATATATCGACTTCATCAGCCGGTGGGGAAACAATATTCTTTCGGAAAAGGGCCTGAGTTTGATTCAGAGGAATCCCGTTTACAGGCTGAAAATCGTTATTTAAAACAGCAAGTGGAAGTGC CTAAAAAAGTACAAGGAATTGGAAAGGAAGTGGTTGGACAAGCATTTGTAGAAGTAGTAGAGGCACTTAGAGGCCAAATTTCTATACAAAGAATCTGTGAATTAATGGGTGTGGCAAGGGCCACGTATTATCGTTGGAGAAAACAAAAAGGTGCGCAAACGACAAAAGAAAAACGAGATCAAGATGTTGGTGAAAAATGTGCAGCACATAAATATCGGTATGGTTATCGTAAAATCGCAAGTTTCTTTCCGGATTTAGCCGAGAAAACGGTTCAAAAAATCATGCAAAAATATAATTGGTCGTGTCGTGTTAAAGTGAAGAAACGTAAGCGTACGGGGCAACCAACAAGTATAGCACCGAATCATTTAGAGCGTGATTTCCACGCTACTGAGCCACTTCAAAAGCTCGTAACCGATATTACTTACTTGCCTTTTGGTCAATCGATGTTATATCTTTCAAGTATTATGGACTTATACAACGGCGAAATTATTGCGTACACAATTGGAACGACACAGGATACACAATTCGTAGTGGACACATTGAGTCAAGTAGAAGGAATCTCAAGTGAGGCAATTCTTCATAGCGATCAAGGGTCGGTCTATACATCTTACGAATATCAAAAACAAGTAAAAGAAAAAGGAATTACCATGAGCATGTCCCGTAAAGGCACGCCAGCTGATAATTCCCCAATCGAAACGTTTCACTCCTCGCTAAAGTCCGAAACGTTCTATCTCGACGGAATCCACAGCACAACGAATGCATGTGTGATTCGAATCGTCGAAGAGTATATAAACTATTATAACAATATCCGTATTCAAACGAAACTAAACAACCAGTCGCCGGTGCAATACCGTCAACTGGCTGTTTAG
- a CDS encoding SDR family NAD(P)-dependent oxidoreductase produces MKLKDKVVIITGGAGGIGAGMGRAMVKEGAIVVAVDLNPEAGANLLAELQQHSPQSSFIEFDLTKHDQLKNVVEQVVEKYGRLDVLVNNAHASKQVPFLETTPEHLALSMDTGFYPTWYLMQAAIPHLKKTRGNIINFASGAGLKGHKTQAAYAAAKEAIRGITRVVANEFGADGITANLISPIANSEGVQAWAKAQPEYYEGVLAGIPMGKFGDPEQDIGRAAVFLASEDSKYITGQTLMVDGGSIMLH; encoded by the coding sequence TTGAAATTAAAAGACAAGGTAGTGATCATTACAGGTGGTGCTGGCGGTATCGGCGCGGGTATGGGGCGTGCAATGGTAAAAGAGGGAGCAATTGTAGTGGCAGTTGATCTTAATCCGGAAGCCGGCGCAAACCTATTGGCGGAATTACAGCAACACTCACCACAATCTAGCTTTATTGAATTTGATTTAACAAAGCATGATCAACTCAAAAATGTCGTGGAACAAGTTGTCGAGAAATATGGCCGTTTAGATGTGCTAGTAAATAATGCACATGCTTCTAAACAAGTACCATTCCTTGAAACAACACCAGAACATTTAGCATTGTCAATGGATACAGGCTTCTATCCTACATGGTATTTAATGCAGGCGGCTATTCCACATTTAAAGAAAACTCGTGGTAATATTATTAACTTTGCTTCAGGTGCCGGTTTAAAGGGGCATAAAACACAAGCTGCTTATGCCGCAGCGAAAGAAGCGATTCGCGGTATTACGCGTGTCGTAGCAAATGAATTTGGCGCAGATGGTATTACAGCGAACCTGATTTCACCAATCGCCAATTCAGAAGGTGTACAAGCTTGGGCAAAAGCACAGCCGGAATATTATGAAGGGGTACTTGCTGGTATTCCGATGGGTAAATTCGGTGATCCGGAACAGGATATCGGACGTGCTGCTGTCTTTTTAGCGTCAGAAGACTCTAAATATATAACAGGTCAAACATTGATGGTTGATGGCGGCTCTATTATGCTCCATTAA
- a CDS encoding SEC-C metal-binding domain-containing protein — MNHFLERVKGNILTEDEVLQDFWLSQIMDYPFVPAEFTNELVAFAAEHEGFRKKLLLNGEGFEKNKETLTLFQSWIAEVSADKKHLIVRFINNTPTKILLEFEKLLFPYMPKGYFDVLKRYSIFETNVVHDFEPLWELFGELLAEMNVNFDSHIYFTAKKVQDLLIRFGEYDPTEVEYILRDEIEEDYISINGILAVRAVGVMKLSEHIPELVSLLNRIEEDILQEELCEALIRFHSDEIVKLLEPYIIDKSLFIPVISILKHTKTKFAEQVLAEAYVKAEDIDIQELIIEGLAAHFSEATFECIEQYGARGETGYMLDMDELFYAYFKAMNQDHPLLETWRREAIERNNTFEKEIQSIQLPSFTEEKTPKVGRNDPCPCGSGKKFKKCCGK, encoded by the coding sequence ATGAATCATTTTTTAGAACGTGTGAAGGGAAATATTCTGACGGAGGATGAGGTGCTTCAAGATTTTTGGCTTTCTCAGATAATGGATTATCCTTTTGTACCTGCTGAATTTACGAATGAGCTTGTTGCTTTTGCAGCGGAGCATGAAGGATTTCGAAAAAAACTGCTATTAAATGGTGAAGGCTTTGAAAAGAATAAGGAAACGTTAACATTATTCCAATCGTGGATAGCGGAAGTTTCGGCTGATAAAAAGCATTTAATTGTGAGATTTATAAACAATACACCGACAAAGATTTTATTGGAGTTTGAAAAATTGTTATTTCCCTATATGCCAAAAGGGTATTTCGATGTTTTAAAGCGTTACAGTATTTTTGAAACGAATGTCGTACATGACTTTGAGCCACTTTGGGAACTTTTTGGCGAGCTGCTGGCAGAAATGAATGTAAACTTTGATTCGCATATATACTTTACTGCCAAAAAGGTTCAAGATCTTTTAATTCGTTTCGGTGAATATGATCCAACAGAGGTCGAGTACATACTTCGTGATGAAATAGAGGAAGACTATATAAGTATCAATGGGATTTTAGCTGTTCGAGCTGTAGGAGTCATGAAGCTATCTGAACATATTCCTGAACTTGTATCACTGTTAAATCGTATTGAAGAGGATATTTTACAGGAGGAATTGTGTGAAGCACTTATTCGCTTCCATTCAGATGAAATAGTAAAGCTACTAGAACCTTATATTATAGATAAATCACTATTTATACCTGTCATTTCTATTTTAAAGCATACGAAAACGAAATTTGCCGAGCAAGTTTTGGCAGAGGCCTATGTGAAAGCGGAAGATATAGACATACAGGAGCTGATTATTGAAGGTTTAGCCGCCCATTTTTCAGAGGCAACATTTGAATGTATTGAACAGTATGGAGCGCGCGGAGAAACTGGCTATATGCTCGACATGGATGAATTGTTCTATGCGTATTTCAAAGCAATGAACCAAGACCATCCATTATTAGAAACATGGCGAAGGGAAGCAATAGAGCGCAACAATACTTTTGAAAAAGAAATTCAATCGATTCAGTTGCCATCCTTCACAGAGGAGAAGACCCCCAAAGTTGGACGTAATGATCCTTGTCCGTGCGGGAGTGGGAAGAAATTTAAGAAGTGTTGTGGGAAGTGA
- a CDS encoding DMT family transporter: MFKKSTVALIALILIWGASWPINKLAVPYAPPLLYAGQRALLGGILLTVIIWKTREKINWRENWQKYCIGAVFNTILFFGLQTAGLLYLPSGLFSVLVYFQPILLGLFAWLLLGEYLTPVKILGLFLGFVGVAVVSVDGLIVHISAIGVTLGLLTAVSWAFGVIYVKKISKEVDAYWMVALQCIMGGAFLLGTGSLFESWSAIEWNTHYVSGLSFGATIGIPLAYILYYNLVNAGEASKVGSYTFLIPIVAVLLGVLFLGETVTYSLVIGMLLVAISIYFVNFQYKTKSKSISKD; this comes from the coding sequence GTGTTTAAAAAATCGACTGTTGCACTTATTGCCCTCATCTTAATCTGGGGCGCGAGTTGGCCAATCAATAAATTAGCTGTACCCTACGCCCCGCCATTGCTTTATGCCGGGCAACGTGCGCTTTTAGGAGGCATCCTGCTGACAGTTATCATTTGGAAGACTAGGGAAAAAATCAATTGGCGGGAAAACTGGCAAAAGTACTGTATTGGGGCTGTCTTTAATACAATTCTGTTTTTCGGACTTCAGACGGCCGGATTGCTCTATTTACCGAGTGGATTGTTTTCCGTTCTAGTCTATTTTCAACCGATTTTACTTGGCCTTTTCGCTTGGCTATTACTGGGTGAATATTTAACACCAGTCAAAATCCTCGGTTTGTTTCTAGGATTTGTAGGGGTAGCAGTTGTTAGTGTGGATGGTCTGATAGTCCACATTTCAGCAATCGGCGTTACGCTCGGGCTACTAACTGCTGTAAGTTGGGCGTTCGGAGTAATTTACGTAAAGAAGATAAGCAAAGAAGTAGATGCGTATTGGATGGTAGCACTTCAATGTATCATGGGCGGTGCTTTTCTTTTAGGTACCGGCTCGTTGTTTGAAAGTTGGTCTGCCATCGAATGGAATACGCATTATGTATCAGGGCTCAGCTTTGGGGCGACCATTGGCATTCCATTAGCCTACATCCTTTACTACAATCTAGTTAACGCTGGTGAGGCAAGCAAAGTTGGTTCCTATACGTTTCTCATTCCGATTGTCGCTGTTCTTCTCGGCGTGCTTTTCTTAGGAGAAACGGTGACATATTCACTGGTTATCGGGATGCTGCTAGTAGCCATAAGCATTTATTTTGTTAATTTCCAGTATAAAACGAAAAGCAAAAGTATCAGTAAGGATTAA
- a CDS encoding putative hydro-lyase, which yields MVNYGVLEAEEIRELIRKQEITGPTAGMSKGNTQANLVILKKEHAFDFLLFCQRNPKSCPLLDVTEPGSYIPAMIAENADIRKDIPKYRIYRDGVFTEEVADITEYWEDDMVGFLIGCSFTFETPLLESGIPIRHIEENCNVPMYKTNILCNKAGMFEGPTVVSMRPMTPEDAIRAVQITSRFPAVHGAPIHIGDPSQIGIQDISKPDFGDAVSFKPGEVPVFWACGVTPQAVAMESKPSIMITHSPGHMFISDIKDEAFSVL from the coding sequence ATGGTGAACTATGGAGTGTTAGAGGCGGAAGAAATAAGAGAGTTGATTCGAAAGCAAGAGATTACTGGACCGACTGCAGGAATGTCAAAAGGTAATACACAAGCGAACTTGGTTATTTTAAAAAAGGAACATGCCTTTGACTTTTTACTTTTTTGCCAGCGGAATCCGAAGTCATGCCCATTATTGGACGTGACGGAGCCAGGTTCTTATATTCCTGCGATGATTGCCGAAAATGCAGATATCCGTAAAGACATCCCGAAATATCGTATTTACCGAGATGGTGTTTTTACAGAAGAAGTGGCAGATATCACGGAGTATTGGGAAGATGATATGGTTGGCTTCTTGATCGGTTGTAGCTTTACATTTGAAACTCCACTGCTTGAGAGCGGTATTCCGATTAGACATATCGAAGAAAACTGTAATGTTCCAATGTACAAAACGAACATTCTGTGTAATAAAGCAGGCATGTTCGAAGGGCCGACAGTCGTTAGTATGCGACCAATGACGCCAGAGGATGCCATCCGTGCTGTCCAGATTACATCACGTTTCCCGGCAGTGCACGGTGCGCCAATACATATTGGGGATCCTAGCCAAATTGGCATCCAGGATATTTCAAAACCTGATTTTGGAGATGCTGTCTCATTCAAACCAGGGGAGGTTCCGGTATTTTGGGCTTGTGGAGTAACTCCTCAAGCTGTTGCGATGGAAAGTAAGCCTTCTATTATGATTACTCATTCACCAGGACATATGTTCATCAGTGATATAAAAGATGAAGCATTCAGTGTGTTATAG